GATCAATGGGGATATACCCGATCTCATCAATGATCAAGAGCTGGGGTTGGGCCAACACTTTGAGCCGGTCCTCCAGCCGGTTTTCGGCAAGCGCTTTGCCGAGCGTCGCGAGGAGCCCCATGGCGGTCGTAAACAACACGCGGTGGCCCTGTTCACAGGCCGCGATGCCCAGGGCCACGGCGAGATGCGTTTTGCCGACGCCGGGCGGGCCGAGGAACAACGCATTCTCGCCCTGCTCCAGATAGCGCCCGGTGCCGAGTTCACGGATCAGTTTCACATCAATGGAAGGCTGGACCTTAAAGTCGAACGTCTCCAGCGTCTTCTGGAACGGGAACCGCGCCATCGCCAACCGCATCGCCAGATGCTTGTCGGTCTTGGCCTGCACCTCGCGCCGCAGCACCTCCTCTAAAAAGTCCGTGTAGGAGCGGTCCGCCTTGGCCGCCTGCTCCAGTAAACTCGGCAGTTCGGCGGCGACTTGATAGAGGCGCAGGCG
The sequence above is drawn from the Nitrospira sp. CR1.1 genome and encodes:
- a CDS encoding AAA family ATPase; its protein translation is MSTPQLERLQAHCQRLRLYQVAAELPSLLEQAAKADRSYTDFLEEVLRREVQAKTDKHLAMRLAMARFPFQKTLETFDFKVQPSIDVKLIRELGTGRYLEQGENALFLGPPGVGKTHLAVALGIAACEQGHRVLFTTAMGLLATLGKALAENRLEDRLKVLAQPQLLIIDEIGYIPIDRQGANLFFQLISRRYEQGSILLTSNQSLGAWGDVFGDPVIATAMLDRLLHHSITINIKGESYRLREKRKAGLFKSPVAAAAHSDS